A single Bosea sp. PAMC 26642 DNA region contains:
- the rfbC gene encoding dTDP-4-dehydrorhamnose 3,5-epimerase gives MQFLPTPLSGAFTIELEKRGDDRGFFARYFCEDEFAQAGLETRFKQINTSLSARAGTLRGMHYQLPPSAEVKVVRCIRGSLWDVIVDLRPQSPSFGKWFGAELNAENRTMMYVPRGFAHGFITLSDDAEALYLVSDTYDPKSERGMRYDDPWHGIVWPREPVEVSDKDRNWPLFDKDFHGIDLIGKAFA, from the coding sequence ATGCAGTTTCTGCCAACACCGCTTTCGGGCGCCTTCACGATCGAGCTTGAGAAGCGCGGCGACGATCGGGGCTTCTTCGCACGCTATTTCTGCGAGGACGAATTCGCCCAGGCCGGCCTCGAGACACGCTTCAAGCAGATCAACACCTCGCTGAGCGCCCGTGCCGGGACGCTGCGCGGCATGCATTACCAGCTTCCGCCCTCGGCGGAGGTCAAGGTCGTGCGCTGCATTCGCGGCAGCCTCTGGGATGTCATCGTCGATCTGCGCCCGCAATCGCCCAGCTTCGGCAAATGGTTCGGTGCCGAGCTCAACGCCGAGAACCGCACCATGATGTATGTCCCGCGCGGTTTCGCGCATGGCTTCATCACGCTAAGCGACGATGCCGAGGCGCTCTACCTCGTCAGCGACACCTACGACCCGAAGTCGGAGCGCGGTATGCGCTATGACGATCCCTGGCACGGCATCGTCTGGCCGCGCGAGCCGGTCGAGGTGTCGGACAAGGACCGTAACTGGCCCCTGTTCGACAAGGACTTCCACGGCATCGACCTGATCGGAAAGGCTTTCGCATGA
- a CDS encoding NAD-dependent epimerase/dehydratase family protein — protein MKILITGNMGYVGPVVCGHLRSVFPQAHLTGYDSAWFAQCLTTYNPMPERALDQQDFGDVRDITEDYLTGFDAVVHLAAVSNDPMGGKFEQVTDDINHQASVNLGRMAASAGVKSFVFASSCSVYGFAEDGRARSETDPVNPLTAYARSKIDTEKGLLSLSNSGMAISCLRFATACGMSPRLRLDLVINDFVACALSSGEITVLSDGTPWRPLIHVRDMARAIEWALIRDTAESGNYLCINVGSEDWNYQVHQLANAVKDAVPGTKVSINTSAPPDKRSYKVDFEQFRRLAPDHQPLQTLESSIAGLRDGLNQLGFDNKNFRQSYMIRLKMLECMLDEKMLTDDLRWQKEGFDAVSANTAFGRLHDRA, from the coding sequence ATGAAGATCCTGATTACCGGCAATATGGGCTATGTCGGCCCCGTCGTGTGCGGCCATCTGCGCAGCGTGTTTCCGCAGGCCCACCTGACCGGCTATGACAGCGCCTGGTTCGCCCAGTGCCTTACGACCTACAATCCGATGCCCGAGCGAGCTCTGGATCAGCAGGATTTCGGCGATGTCCGGGACATCACCGAGGACTATCTCACCGGCTTCGACGCGGTGGTCCATCTCGCCGCCGTCTCGAACGATCCGATGGGTGGCAAATTCGAGCAGGTCACCGACGACATCAACCATCAGGCGAGCGTGAATCTCGGACGGATGGCAGCGAGTGCCGGCGTCAAGAGCTTCGTCTTCGCCTCGAGCTGCAGCGTCTACGGCTTTGCCGAGGACGGTCGGGCCCGCTCCGAGACCGACCCGGTCAATCCGCTCACCGCCTATGCGCGCTCCAAGATCGACACCGAGAAGGGCCTGCTCTCGCTCTCCAACTCCGGCATGGCAATCAGCTGCCTGCGCTTCGCCACCGCCTGTGGCATGTCGCCGAGGCTTCGGCTGGATCTGGTGATCAACGATTTCGTCGCCTGCGCCCTGTCCTCGGGCGAGATCACCGTGCTCAGCGACGGGACGCCCTGGCGCCCGCTGATCCATGTCCGCGACATGGCGCGTGCCATTGAATGGGCGCTGATCCGCGATACGGCCGAAAGCGGCAACTATCTCTGCATCAATGTCGGCTCCGAGGATTGGAACTATCAGGTTCATCAGCTGGCGAACGCTGTGAAGGACGCCGTGCCCGGCACCAAGGTCTCGATCAACACCTCGGCCCCGCCGGACAAGCGCTCCTACAAGGTCGATTTCGAGCAGTTCCGCCGTCTGGCGCCCGACCACCAGCCGCTCCAGACGCTGGAAAGCTCGATCGCGGGCCTTCGCGACGGTTTGAATCAGCTCGGTTTCGACAACAAGAATTTCCGTCAGTCCTACATGATCCGTCTCAAGATGCTCGAATGCATGCTCGACGAGAAGATGTTGACCGACGATCTGAGATGGCAAAAGGAAGGTTTCGATGCAGTTTCTGCCAACACCGCTTTCGGGCGCCTTCACGATCGAGCTTGA
- the rfbF gene encoding glucose-1-phosphate cytidylyltransferase: protein MKAVILAGGLGTRLAEETSVRPKPMVEVGGRPILWHILKMYSHHGINDFIICLGYKGDYIRDYFLRYQMALSDFTIDLATGNTTVIKSKAEPWRVTLIDTGPTTMVGGRIKRILPFVGDDQAFCLTYGDGVGNVDLKAVIETHEKGGRLATVTAVQPPGRFGAMRIEGNKVAAFREKPDGDGNWVNGGFFVLNPKVGSYIEGDTTVWEQEPLEKLADDGQLSVYHHPGYWQPMDTLSDKNKLEALWASGKAPWKMWDN from the coding sequence ATGAAGGCCGTTATTCTGGCTGGTGGACTTGGAACAAGACTTGCTGAAGAAACGTCCGTCAGACCAAAGCCAATGGTCGAAGTCGGCGGCCGCCCAATTCTGTGGCATATCTTGAAGATGTACAGTCATCATGGGATCAATGATTTCATCATATGCCTTGGATACAAGGGCGATTATATTCGCGACTATTTCCTCAGATACCAGATGGCCTTGTCTGATTTCACTATCGATTTGGCGACGGGCAACACCACGGTCATCAAATCGAAGGCCGAGCCCTGGCGTGTGACGCTGATCGACACCGGACCGACCACGATGGTCGGCGGCCGCATCAAGCGGATCCTGCCCTTTGTCGGTGACGATCAGGCGTTCTGCCTGACCTATGGCGACGGTGTCGGCAATGTCGACCTGAAGGCCGTCATCGAAACCCATGAAAAAGGCGGCCGCCTGGCGACCGTCACCGCCGTCCAGCCTCCCGGCCGCTTCGGCGCGATGCGCATCGAGGGCAACAAGGTCGCCGCATTTCGTGAAAAGCCCGATGGCGACGGCAACTGGGTCAATGGCGGCTTCTTCGTTCTCAACCCCAAGGTCGGTTCGTATATCGAAGGCGATACGACGGTCTGGGAGCAGGAGCCGCTGGAGAAGCTCGCCGATGACGGGCAACTCAGCGTCTATCACCATCCCGGCTACTGGCAGCCGATGGACACGTTGAGCGACAAGAACAAGCTCGAAGCACTCTGGGCCAGCGGCAAGGCGCCCTGGAAGATGTGGGACAACTGA
- a CDS encoding Wzz/FepE/Etk N-terminal domain-containing protein yields MIHQRGIQPVKAREEQGEGIELNFDEVFAIMRARWRLIAICVFMSVAFAVAYLMVTVPQYTSVTSILIDTKTNVLPSQQVRASDANSESANVETQAEILRSERIARAVIKEQKLAEHPDFAKSDKFNPISFLRSFLKTPTEETGADGDVSASAVKEYKSRIDVKRSTSTYIIEISFKSSDPKTAADTANAVAKAYLSDQLNQREELIRSTSQWLNQRSIELRAAAHAAETALDQFRNTQAQTAGNALGRVALRDLESTAQTYRVISDSFQKRFLETSQGQTFALPDARIVSEAYPPLDKSHPKSLLTLAVGFAVGLSIGFLAALARGFSPGSRQPRPAKRTA; encoded by the coding sequence TTGATACACCAGCGCGGGATACAGCCAGTAAAAGCGCGAGAGGAGCAGGGCGAAGGCATCGAACTCAACTTCGATGAGGTCTTCGCCATCATGCGCGCTCGCTGGCGGCTGATCGCCATTTGCGTGTTCATGTCCGTTGCCTTCGCTGTTGCATACCTCATGGTGACGGTGCCGCAATATACGTCGGTCACCTCGATTCTGATCGACACCAAGACGAATGTGCTGCCGTCCCAGCAGGTTCGAGCCAGCGATGCGAACAGCGAATCGGCGAACGTCGAAACGCAGGCCGAAATCCTTCGCTCCGAGCGCATTGCCCGCGCCGTGATCAAGGAACAGAAGCTCGCGGAGCACCCGGATTTCGCCAAGTCCGACAAGTTCAATCCGATCTCGTTCTTACGGTCGTTCCTGAAGACCCCGACTGAAGAGACCGGCGCCGACGGCGACGTCTCGGCCTCGGCCGTCAAGGAGTACAAGTCGCGCATCGACGTGAAGCGCAGCACCTCGACCTACATCATCGAAATCAGCTTCAAATCGTCCGATCCGAAGACTGCCGCCGATACGGCGAACGCCGTCGCGAAGGCGTATCTCAGCGATCAGTTGAACCAGCGCGAAGAACTGATCAGAAGCACCAGCCAATGGCTCAACCAGCGCTCGATCGAGCTTCGCGCCGCAGCCCATGCGGCCGAGACGGCACTGGACCAGTTCAGGAACACGCAGGCGCAAACCGCCGGGAATGCGCTCGGACGTGTGGCATTGCGCGATCTCGAGTCGACCGCGCAGACCTACAGGGTCATCAGCGACAGCTTCCAGAAGCGCTTCCTTGAGACATCCCAAGGCCAGACCTTCGCCCTCCCCGACGCACGCATCGTCTCCGAGGCCTATCCTCCCCTGGACAAGAGCCACCCGAAATCGCTGCTGACGCTCGCGGTCGGCTTCGCAGTCGGTCTGTCGATCGGCTTCCTGGCGGCGCTTGCGAGAGGCTTCTCCCCGGGCTCCCGGCAGCCTCGCCCCGCAAAGCGAACGGCCTGA
- a CDS encoding beta-1,6-N-acetylglucosaminyltransferase — translation MRIAYVLQTFRALDQIRKLVSALKRDRTDNVIVVSHNGPPDELAALRAMVGVDHVIPSPGGRARFTVIDGLISTMRWLENSEAGFDWLVVLSGQDYPIRPLPELATRLGETEYDAHFYHFDALDPVQARSGPMSWPPREVKNRYLFRYALLKPFTSPTERMIYKIPRHLLELTDNYRLESGYGLCWGRKPDKTPFGPDFSLIGGSYWMTINRRCVKALLDFVDERPDITAYFRDLIAPEEAFIQSVLVNDKRLNISPTELRYFDFMNSEHGRPKTFGGDDIEMLRESGCYFARKFDETENPGILELVDSKLL, via the coding sequence ATGCGGATTGCCTACGTCCTGCAGACGTTCAGAGCCCTTGATCAGATTCGGAAGCTGGTTTCGGCTCTCAAGCGAGATCGGACCGACAATGTCATCGTGGTGAGCCATAACGGCCCCCCCGATGAACTGGCCGCTCTTCGCGCCATGGTGGGAGTCGATCACGTCATCCCGTCGCCTGGCGGGCGGGCGCGTTTCACGGTCATCGACGGGCTGATCAGCACCATGAGGTGGCTCGAGAACTCGGAGGCCGGCTTCGACTGGCTCGTCGTCCTGAGCGGTCAGGACTATCCGATCCGACCTCTGCCGGAGCTGGCAACTAGGCTCGGCGAGACCGAGTACGACGCGCACTTTTATCATTTCGACGCGCTGGACCCTGTGCAGGCCCGGTCCGGCCCGATGTCCTGGCCGCCGCGCGAGGTGAAGAACCGCTATCTGTTCCGCTATGCGCTACTGAAGCCGTTCACCTCGCCAACCGAGCGCATGATCTACAAGATCCCGCGCCACTTGCTGGAACTGACCGACAATTACAGGCTGGAATCGGGCTACGGTCTGTGCTGGGGGCGCAAGCCTGACAAGACGCCGTTCGGCCCAGACTTCTCTTTGATCGGCGGCAGCTATTGGATGACGATCAACCGCCGCTGCGTCAAAGCGCTGCTGGACTTCGTCGACGAACGGCCCGATATCACCGCCTATTTCCGGGACCTGATCGCGCCCGAGGAAGCGTTCATCCAGAGCGTTCTGGTCAATGACAAGCGCTTGAACATTTCCCCAACCGAACTGCGCTATTTCGACTTCATGAACAGCGAGCATGGCCGCCCGAAAACGTTCGGCGGCGACGACATCGAGATGCTGCGTGAGAGCGGTTGTTATTTCGCTCGGAAATTCGACGAGACGGAAAACCCAGGAATCCTGGAACTGGTCGACAGCAAGCTGCTGTGA
- a CDS encoding NAD(P)H-dependent oxidoreductase codes for MIIVDTKLAERAKAGRPVNVAMFGAGFMAQGIANQIVNSVPGLRLVAICNRNVERARFAYENAGVAGIKQIASGTELDACIAEGTYAITDDPAVLTDSKIVECVIDATGAIEYGAVVTLAAIAAGKHIVSMNAELDGTVGSILRRKAEAAGIILTGSDGDQPGVEMNLFRFVKSIGLTPLVCGNVKGLQDPYRNPTTQKGFAEKWGQNPYMVTSFADGTKINFEQAIVANATGMTIAKRGMVGLDHLGHVDELTKMYDVEQLRSLGGVVDYVVGSKPGPGVYVLATHDDPKQRHYLNLYKLGEGPLYSFYTPYHLCHFEVPLSVARVVLCGDAVLQPISEPLVDVVATAKIDLVAGGEIDGIGGYQTYGQCETYKISSAEKLLPMGIAEGCKLVRDVKKDQVLTYADVELPPGRVIDALRSKQNQAFPV; via the coding sequence ATGATTATCGTCGATACCAAGCTGGCCGAGCGCGCCAAGGCCGGCCGGCCGGTCAATGTCGCGATGTTCGGCGCCGGCTTCATGGCGCAAGGCATCGCCAACCAGATTGTCAATTCCGTGCCGGGATTGCGGCTCGTCGCCATCTGCAACCGCAATGTCGAGCGGGCCCGCTTCGCCTATGAGAACGCCGGCGTTGCCGGGATCAAGCAGATCGCCAGCGGCACCGAACTCGATGCCTGCATCGCGGAGGGTACCTACGCGATCACCGACGATCCGGCGGTGCTCACCGACTCGAAGATCGTCGAATGCGTCATCGATGCGACAGGAGCAATCGAATACGGCGCGGTCGTCACCCTGGCGGCCATCGCGGCCGGCAAGCACATCGTCTCGATGAACGCCGAACTCGACGGCACCGTCGGCTCGATCCTGCGCCGGAAGGCCGAGGCCGCCGGCATCATCCTGACCGGCAGCGACGGCGACCAGCCCGGCGTCGAGATGAATCTCTTTCGCTTCGTCAAGTCGATCGGCCTGACGCCGCTCGTCTGCGGCAACGTAAAGGGCCTGCAGGACCCCTACCGGAACCCGACGACCCAGAAGGGTTTTGCCGAAAAATGGGGGCAGAACCCCTACATGGTCACAAGCTTCGCCGACGGCACGAAGATCAATTTCGAGCAGGCGATCGTGGCCAACGCCACCGGCATGACTATTGCCAAGCGCGGCATGGTCGGTCTTGACCATCTCGGCCATGTCGACGAACTGACGAAGATGTACGATGTCGAGCAGTTGCGCAGTCTCGGCGGCGTCGTCGACTATGTCGTCGGCTCCAAGCCGGGTCCGGGCGTCTATGTGCTCGCCACCCATGACGATCCCAAGCAGCGCCACTACCTCAACCTCTACAAGCTTGGCGAGGGGCCGCTCTACTCGTTCTATACGCCTTACCATCTCTGCCATTTCGAGGTGCCGCTTTCGGTCGCCCGCGTCGTGCTCTGCGGCGATGCGGTTCTCCAGCCGATTTCCGAGCCCCTGGTCGACGTCGTCGCGACGGCGAAGATCGACCTCGTCGCTGGCGGCGAGATCGATGGCATCGGCGGCTACCAGACCTATGGTCAGTGCGAGACCTACAAGATCTCGTCGGCGGAAAAGTTGCTGCCGATGGGCATCGCCGAGGGCTGCAAGCTGGTGCGCGACGTCAAGAAGGATCAGGTCCTGACCTATGCCGATGTCGAGCTGCCGCCAGGTCGCGTGATCGATGCGCTGCGCAGCAAGCAGAACCAGGCTTTCCCGGTTTGA